The nucleotide window CTCCTTCATGCCATGGATCTTTGCGCGCTTTCAATTTCCACTCCGAAGTTGGAATCAGACCGCTTCTCTCATCGGGGAGTTCAATTCCTGTTTGAGCTCCCAATCCCAATGCCCGCGCATATTTTGCCAAGCGATCGACACCGAGTCTAAGGCCCATGGTGTAATAAAAAACGTCGCAGGAAGCGACGATGGAACGATGAAAATCAACCGATCCGTGTCCCCCTTTACGCCAACACCTAAAGAAATGATTTCCAAATTGCAATCCTCCACTACAATGAATTTTGTCATCGAGAGAAATAACTCCTTCATGCAACGCGGCAATGCCCGTGACAATTTTGTAGGTCGAACCCGGAGGATAGGCGCCCTGCAGAGCCCGGTTCAAAAAATATCCTTCCGGTTTGGCGGCAATTTCTTTCCAATATTCACTTCCCTGATCTCCACCCAACAAGTTGAGGTCAAAGGAAGGCGCGGAATAAAGCAAAAGAACCGCTCCATCGCGCGGATCCAGCGCAACCACCGAACCACTTTTCCCGCGGAAAAAATCACGCGCCACTTTTTGAAGACGCGTATCGAGAGTCAATTTTAAATGTTGTCCATCGACTGCCTTTTTCTGCACCAACTCTTCCTGAATACCGGCATACATAATTTCCCGCCCCATCGCATTGACCACCTTCTGTTGAAAACCATCCTGACCTCGCAATGTCACATCCCAAACCTCTTCCAACCCGCGAAGCCCTACCTGATCTCCCAAATGATAACGACCCGGCCATTTTTGCTGAAAATTTTTGAGCCGATCCGCATCAATTTCCCGCACATAACCCAACACATGACTTGCAATATCCCCGTCCCTATATTCGCGCGAATAACGAAGCCGCACATCCACGCCTCGAAGATCATTGTCTTCCGACAAAACTCCCCACGGCGTTTTGTGGGCCTTAATCCACGAAACGGTATCCATCGGAATATCCTGCTGAAGCACAATCGGTTGATAGGCGGGTTGCCTGAAACGGTCGGCCCATTTCCCCTCCAGTTTTTCAAGAGGAATTTTAAGACCCTTCGACAGTGTCTGAAATGTTTTTTTGGAGTCGAGGACATATTGCGGAACGAGAATCAGATCGAAAGCGGGGCGATTATCAACTAAAGGAGTCCCGTTGCGGTCCCACATCACTCCACGCAAAGCCGGAATTGTATTTTCACGAATACTATTTTCCTCGGAAAAAAAGTGATAAAACTTTCCCCGTATCCCCTGAAGATAATAAAGACGCAAACCAATTGCCAAAGTCACAAGAAAAACAAAAATAGCAAATTTTTTAAGACGTGGTTCCAGTTCCTGAATATGACCTTGGGAGAGTTCCATAAGCGTATTCCACTAAATGCTGTCATCCTGAACACATTCGCTTCTCTCAGTGTAAACTCCGTGAAGGATCTACTGGATAACAAATTAGATTCTTCGCGGAGTTTATCCTGAGCCTGAGCAGATTCTTCGCTTCGCTCA belongs to Deltaproteobacteria bacterium and includes:
- the mrdA gene encoding penicillin-binding protein 2, encoding MELSQGHIQELEPRLKKFAIFVFLVTLAIGLRLYYLQGIRGKFYHFFSEENSIRENTIPALRGVMWDRNGTPLVDNRPAFDLILVPQYVLDSKKTFQTLSKGLKIPLEKLEGKWADRFRQPAYQPIVLQQDIPMDTVSWIKAHKTPWGVLSEDNDLRGVDVRLRYSREYRDGDIASHVLGYVREIDADRLKNFQQKWPGRYHLGDQVGLRGLEEVWDVTLRGQDGFQQKVVNAMGREIMYAGIQEELVQKKAVDGQHLKLTLDTRLQKVARDFFRGKSGSVVALDPRDGAVLLLYSAPSFDLNLLGGDQGSEYWKEIAAKPEGYFLNRALQGAYPPGSTYKIVTGIAALHEGVISLDDKIHCSGGLQFGNHFFRCWRKGGHGSVDFHRSIVASCDVFYYTMGLRLGVDRLAKYARALGLGAQTGIELPDERSGLIPTSEWKLKARKDPWHEGETPSIAIGQGYDLVTPIQSAQMVSMVVNGGHKIRPYLVQSQADPITGAESLVTRNPSPKKEGDVDLRPEILEQMKKALVDVVAGAEGTAHRLSALKIPMGGKTGTAQVVALGKSCGGHLCKDHAWFVAFAPAENPQIAISVLVENGGHGSSSAAPLAGELIKAYLGEGSKGNEAPIVPAMPEVPAEEDIGD